From the genome of Raphanus sativus cultivar WK10039 unplaced genomic scaffold, ASM80110v3 Scaffold2229, whole genome shotgun sequence:
GTCCAAGGATGGTGACTTTCTTAACTAAACCAGGCAGAAACTGGGGCGAGGATTTGGACATTGTGCACACTCCTATGATAAGGGAGGTATGGGTGGGCAAAATATAcgtaaaatttaatttgatccgttatttgttttgattcaaTCCAAAAAATCTGAATATTCGTAACTTTACGAATcgaaacaaatactaaaattcaatatccgtcaaataaggagtaaatcataaatacttattttaaaaaaatatctgatcCGATCCGTAATGTACATAagcatatatatgtatatataaaattatatataatttaatatccCACATAAAAACATTCCTCGTAGAGTAGCTGTTAATACGAATAACAGAAACTCTTTTATATAGATTTCTAGTTATTTTatccactaaattaattatttggttattaaatttttaaaagtacctagtttttaattaatttttaatgaattattgttattttatattaaaaatttccttttcttttaatttatttaaaaaaataatctttattaatttttatcgGATCGACGTATCGAATGGATATCCGGTAAAATATACTGATTTTTCGGGATATCCGTAACACCGAATATTAGAAACATCAGAGATCCGATCAGATCAAAAAATCTATTATTCGTACGGGGACGGATCGGATCACCagttttaaatatgtaatgtaCACAACAACGTGTAGTGTACACCACTTACTGTACACCACTACATGTAGTGTAGACTGCATGTACACCACTACATGTAGTGTAGACTGCATATACAGATGTGCAACACTATACACCACAAGTAGACATATATTAAATTCGTACACCACTAGTAGTGTACATCACTAGTAATGTATACTACAGGTATACACCACTACCTATAGTATACACCACTAGTAGTGTACACTAATTTTAAACTTgtacatattttgtaaacttGTAAAATGTACAGGTCGTTTAGCTGTACATGTTGTTTAGATGTACACCATATGTAGACCTATACACCATTATTCATGAAAAGGACATAAAATTAAAGCATGACAATAAGACCATAATATCTCATCAGTTATAAAACATTACAAAATAAGCACTGCATAAACCATATGTCCAACACACATATTACATCATAATGACTACATTCGAACACCCCAACACATAAATATCCCAAAAATATGGTAGCGGTTCTCAACAATATCGCTATTTTCCTCCATCCATAACCCATCATGGTAGCGGTTCTTTACAAGATTTTTTGTTGCGACCTGAGAACATCGACTACATTTGTTGGGTTTCTTTTTCTTCGGACTGTCCTGTTACAAAACATCATTGACTGTATTCAGTTAATATCCATAATAAAcctaaaatatctttaaaaaatagatttgcTATAACGGAATTTCTTCTGCAGAATGTTTACTTGGCCGGTGGACGTCCTGGCGGTCTCTTTGTCTTGGGTGGTAAAATGACAAGGTTACTCACCTCAGGCGGTACAAATATATCTTTGGAATTTGGAACCGGTAGTGTAACCCCCTTTGTTGTCTCACAAATTCTAAGTGCTGCAAGTCCCGAAACATTGCCGCAGCAATGGCATGCCGGAATGGTATTCCAACTTTCTGgaattcaaaacatgagcaaaACCTCTTTTCCAGATTAACACAGCTCCCGAAGCCAGTTGTTTTTAGATTCACCTCAAGTTCAAAACCAGACAGAGGAATCACAACATAAGCTCTTGCGGCATTTAAATTTTCAAGCAAACGCTCGTCAATAGCCGGTGGGATTTCAACACTCATTTTCGATATTTTTCGCTGTCTACTGACAAACCAACGACTAATCATGCGTCTGATGAATTCAAATAGCGCCATTATTGGGGAGTCACACGCAGGCACGAGTGCTTTGTTGAGAGACTCAACTATATTCGAGCTCATCAGATTGTATCTCTCGCTTTCAAAGTGTGACCTTGTCCAATGACTAAGATCGATTAACTCAATGTAATCCCAAAAATGCTTATCTGTAAGTTTTATTCCTCGTACAATTTCTTAAAGTGGGATACATTGAATATCTCAGCTGTCATGCCAACCAATTCTTTTTGATTCATTTTCTTGTATCTTGTGTCCACGTTTCTTTGTAGGTATATGAGGCAACACCATGGTGTGCTCGCGGATACCATAAATATTTAGCAAAACATATTTGGCTAGTTCTATCAGATACAATAGATAAATCAGAACCATCTTCTACAATCTGTGTCAGCTTCTCAAAAAACCAACTCCATGACTCATTAGTTTCATTGTCTACAACTGCAAACACTATAAGGAATACCTGAAAATTCACATCTTGCCCACTTGCGGTTAGTAGACATCATTTGTACTTACCAATCATATGGGTACCATCCACCACAATAACCTTCCTTAGATGCTTCCACACGTCAATGCAAGCTTTCAACGCCATGAACGCGTACTTAAACCTTATCTTCCCCTTATCATCTTTTTCAGTTTTGATATTAGTAATGGTCCCATGATTAGCATACTTgagaacataaaaatattttggcaGCAGATTGTATGAATTTTCTTATGTTCCATGTGTAGCTAACTCTTTGGCTTTCCAACATTTCTAATATGTGGCTGTAAATAAGAACTCAGTCTGGAGCATCTCGGGTAATTCAGCTGCGCGCGGTCCAGCTTGGAGTCTTTCATACTTGGATCTCATTAGTACAGCTATGACTTTCTACGTCGCATATTTCTTAAACTCCCTCTGACATCTGATGTGCAGACGTGAACCCGTATTGCCTTCCTCACCTGATATGTTTACGCTTCCCCCATTTGCTTAGCCATAACATAAATTTTACACGTTTTATCAATGCATTTCGCTGCTATGTAGTTAGACGCATGTTTGTGAAACCTGAACACCTTCTTTATGGAATATACAGCCAAACTGATTTTAACTTCCTGTTTGCTATTGAATAGCCGTTCGACGAATATATCAGAATCTGCTAGGGTGAAGTCAATATCATCGACGGTATTATAATTGACCATGATGCTATGAATAAAGGTTCAACATCCTCAAATCCATATAGCTCAACAGCTCTAACGGCTTTCATGAGGGATTCGTCAGTAGATGTCTCCTTCGCACAACATCCTTCTTGGTTTTCATTACCATGATCTCCTTCAGTGGGACATGACGAAACACACCGAGGGACCATTTCTACAAAATCGTCGTCCTCGTATTCTCTCACCGAGATTTCATGTGTGGGTCCTGACAAACACACACAGCGGGACCGGGTCCACAAAATCTTTGTCACCATCAAGGAAATCATCATTGCCGTCAACTTCCCGATGATGCTTGTTGAAAAGTTTTGCTGGGGTCACGAGTATCAAACGTTGGGAGCTGCTATCCACACATAGATCCTCTTCTTCActtggatctgaatggttcatAGTGTCGGGCACTTGAGAAGTTTTCTTGTCACCTGTATAGTTACTTTCTCCATCAATATCCTCCACCACACTCATCGACGAGACTATGTAATCTCTAGCATCATCTATGTAATCTTTAAAAGTTGATATTGCTTTAACAGTCGCGCAACAGACAATGCGTGCAGTACGCTGCTTGTTTGCCGCTGAGCCACTACCTTTGGTTGAAGAAGGATCAGAACTTCCACTTGGCATTTTTGAAGCCACCTCACCACGTACACCTCCATTTGTTTTGTTCGTTCGTCCACCACCTCTTTCTCCACCCTCATCCTTCTTATCGTCCCATTCACAGTCTTTTAGTACAAAATCTTTCCAAAAATTGTAATCATAATCGTCATCATCGTCTTCAAGGGCTTCCCCTAATTCAGCATCTTCAGTTGTGTCAACTTTTTTCGCAACCTCACATGTGGTTCCATCCACTTCACTCAACCCAAATCCTTTGATGCATAAGCTGCTTCAATTTCCTCAACACACATCAATATTGTTCATCATCAAGCACATCAGTCTCACGATCATCAATTTCATTAGGAGTGTGCACATCCACACAACCTACTACATCCGCAGATGTATTCGTAACTTGCAGTTCGTTAATATTGACAACTTCATTACACTTCATAATGCATCGCTTTGGCCTCAAGAATATTATTTTCCCATTTATTTCCTCTCTGAAAGTGACAAAAATGTTGACGGACTGTCCACCTTACGTGCCGAAGTAAAAAACTCGTAGTCCTCGTTGTTCAATATTTGAAGTGGAGTTTATCTTTCACTCGTAACACCAGATCCGTCGTCACTAAGCCAATATGACAACTCGACGAAAACAGGCGTTCCAACTAGATTGTATGCCTCGATGATTCTATGTTTCAAGTTATCAACATCGGATATAAACTTCGCATAGACAGTCATCCCAATACGGTCGTTGTCAAGCTTGAAATCCCAACCACCATTGTCGTACATAATCCACCGTCCTGACATTACAATGATATAAGAATCGTGAATACCTACAACAAAACAAACTATTTCAGTGCCTAATTGTTACATATTAGACAAAATATGCAATAAATGAAGATTTATATAAAGAAAGACTTGAATTCCGAACACAAATTTGTAATAAATGATTTTCGCCATAACTgcaatataataaatgttttggTGTActgattatatatgaaattcttaTCTTTACCGTCAGCACAACCACCATCCGCCATAGTCTTTCCTCTCTAGTCATATTTTTTGCAGCTCATGTCTCTTTATATGCAAATTTCGCACTGTAATTCCTCAAATTTTTAGAAGTAAGCCGATTTCACTCCTTAGCCAAAGAGACAGCCAAAGAGATAGGGTTCGTAAGTTTAtaagattttaattaaatatgacctaattttaattaaatttgacCCAAAGTCACCGGTCGTTAACGCCCATTCTTCCACCCTAGAGCCATTATTTCCCGTGCAATTACATATTGCCTATGGTCTTTAAGTTTGTTGGAAAAATAACCCAAAATTGAGGCCCAAAATAACACTATCGGCGTTAACAAAAAACAACCTGCGCGAGTGTATTACACGCAGAAACTCGACGCATCTGGTGGTCTTGTGGAAACAAGTTTTTGAGGGCAAAAGCGCCGGCAAGTCCCACTATTTCCTTCCCATGATTATAagacaaaaatgttaaaaagtcAACTAATTCTTCTCTTTCTTACTAGGATGCTAATTTCCCAATTAAAACTTGGGCTTTCCCAATTAAAACTTGGGATTTTCCAATTCCcaattcaaatttaaatttgtttatttctataatcCATCCTTtattatattcaatttaaagtaatttttaaatgttttataaaattataatatatgaaaatagatcttaatataaaaagaaaaagaaattacaaTATATTGAAACAATTacaattgttttatatattttaaaatttgagaaaaggTAAATAAAACAGTAGATGgataatagtaataatataaataaaaacctaCCTAAACTCTACGAGTAGTCACCCGTTacttttctaaataataatcCACTATTGTTACTTTTATGTCACCATCAAATAATTGTATCCCTACAATCAAGTTGTACTCTCGACATCTTTTTTTAAACACTGTGAAACTTCATTCATCAAGAATAACATTACAAGGTTGGATTACAAAGCCAGCGAACCAAAAACGTCCCCGGAGACTAAAGCTAGCGGAACCTAAGACGTTCCCTAGAAACCATGGCCAGCGGACAAAAGGATATCCCTGGAAActataaataaactaataagaTTTAAACCTAACATTATAGATTAAATCCAATCAAACAGCACTGATACAGGTGAGAATTAATCGGAAAAGGAGGAGATGAGAAGACGTGAACATCTATGGTCGTACTTATTGAAGGGAACCACCAACCACACTCTATATATTTCTCCACATCACTATTGGATCGGAAGAGCCACGAGCAGGACCAGGAGGTACACCCGGTAAGACGCAGAGAAGAACCATTTGAATCATGCGACTCCCAACGACACGAGATGAGAAAGAGCAGAAGCTCCACATCCTTGAGAACTAACCGGATAATCTCTACAAGGAAACAAAGATATAAACCAGTCTACAAGAAACTGAACCGAAGCAACGATTCAAGGATGAGCCATCCTCAAAACCTCGACAAAATCAGCGACAGAACCAACACAAGCACACGCGACATCCAATAAGAGCGACGACGGAGGCAGAGGCAGAACCGACCACAAACCCTAGATCTCAGATTCACATGTTACAGAACCCAGATAAAAAAAACGAAGAACAAGTAGGAGAGAACTCGGTAAGGACATGCAACCAACCCCAACCCCTGAAAGTCACACGCAGGACATCGATCTAGATCTAGATCCACAAACGAAATATTCAAAGCTTAGCCAAAAGGATCTACACACCCAAGACCaagaaggagaaaaagaaacaagatcCGATCGACGCCGTGGCTGAGAAAGCCCACCGACGTCGGTCAAATAACACACGATTGGTCGGGGAGTCAGAGAGAAGGCAGAGCAAAAATGTACTGCACTAATgttatgttttacttttgtcAAGATTATACTTTCGACATCTaatagttcaaaaaaaaactcattatttctATAAACTTATCAtaataacttctttttttttttgctaaaacttaTCATAATAACTTCTacacaagaaaaaacaaactaacTTCTAACTGCTCATCCTGACTAACAAAACACAACcactttttttctcttctctatGGACAGGAAGGCATTTTGGTCTCAAACATTTTTTGGAATCTATGAATGTACTTCTCAAACATGATGTATCCTAGTAGTATTAGAAAACTAGTAGGAATAGAATTCCTTCGTTTCTATTGTTTTGTTAATtagtttccaaaataaaaatttattgaccGAAAATATTAGGGAACATTGTTATGGTTCATAttcctgaattttttttttttgataaaggttAGTCAATCATGTATCTCGTTTTTGTTTTCATAAACCCGCATCTAGTGTTTTATTATCTGGATGGAATCTTATTTTTGTAGAACAAATCAAATTGTTTACGCAAGGGTAATAAAAGTCAACGCTAGCCGTAACACTTTTTATTGCAAGGAAGCTTCAATTTGTGAGAGTCGCTTTGTGATAGTCAACCAAAAGATGATGTTAAGACGATTGATTTTCATAAACGCGGTTACTTAAGAATCGTGTGTATATATAGTTTTGTGTTGTTACTGAAGCTTAAATATTGTTAAACACAAAATGAAACTCAAAATGCATTACATTATGCTTCATTTATTTCTCTCACTTCTAATTCATACGCAAATCGAAGCCGTTGGTTCACTTAACCAGGATTCCCTTCAATCTGTTGATCTAAAACGCCACCAATTAATCGCAGAAACGACATCATTTCCGGCAGATTTTAATCGAAGGCAACTTGCTGGAGGAGGCGGTGGCGGccgtggaggaggtggaggctCTCGTAGCAGTTCTTCAGGTGGCAGAAATAGTGGTGGGGGAAGTCGCGGAGGTGGCTCCGTCGGTGTCACTAGACCATCTATGACTAATACTCAAGGTGGAAGGGTTCCAAGCAGTGGTGCTCGCCTTCATTATTCTGTagcgatcttcttcttcttgacctGTTTGGTTATCATGTATTAGACTCCAaatgttttaattatgtttatcaaaaattatgtttttgtattttattttatatattttattttataatttagttataatatatttttattaacaatCTTTGTAAAATCTAGagataaacatattttattttaattattattaatttatcttaatttattttgtaaaattttacaaatGAGCTGTCGATTGTTTCTAGTAATCATAATTCAAGGGAATTAATTCAGCTAACAAACCATGTTGTCGCGTGCACTTAATTATCATAAGTTCAGGGTTCTAGTTAGTTACTCTAGATCACAAGCAGTAAGAACAATTTCTTGAATGATATTTATCACCTTAAGAATTCTATAGTTTTGGCTAATCCTTCGTAACCATAATACACTCTAAATCTAATAAAAGAATTATTCAGACATAGCAAAGTAAAGCATAGTAATAATCTGAATAAACTGTATAAATAGAATAAGGTAGAAAAGCTAGAGTTCCAATACAAAGCTCTGAAGGATTTTTAGATATTCTCTCCAAACTATCAAAAACCTAGATATGTTTGCTGTGaaagaataagaaaatataaaatcgTATGTTGCTGAATACAATGGTAGAGAACTTAAATATTAGGTTAAAGTCGGTCAAGGGTAATTCTGTAATTGTGTCTTGGGCTATAAGTCGGTTGAAAACCAAGTCGCTTTTAGCGTGATTCGTTATCGATACGACATATGATGTCCGTCGATCGATGGTTGAGTGTGAATGTCGACTTTGGACTGGTTCCATTGTCAGCTACGAGTTTCTTCTGAATTTATCTCCAAAATGCTCTAAAATCACTACATTTCTCCAAAACATActtgaacctgtaaatactctaaagaGACTCCAAAAAGAgtaaatatattctaaaacacatatatactatgcctaaaatagataaaatccatggtatatcaactccctcAGACTTACCCTCACATAATATAAAATCACAACTTTCACTTCTACAAATATGATAGGTGGAAGTGAATCATTACTAACCTTGCAATTTTTTAGTGTACTACACATTAGCTTAGTCACCATAACATACAGTCACACAACACCATTGATAGCACCTAACACACCCCTCAACTGACCTCATTTCTGCATAAATATAGATGTGCAAGCTACATTTTGGGAGTATCGATTACTGAACACATGGAATCAAATCAAACAAGTATCTGGACCAAAATGTAGTCTTTTCTGACTCTttccctctctcttctcttttctctgaatcATATTATCTCAATGCCAATGAACAGTGATGCTAATGTAGACATCTAGTTCATCTTATTGAATTTGTTACTTTCTCTCTTTTCTGACAAAGTATaggcgaataatggggtcacaatTAATTTACATATCCCTCACTTCCAACGATGTGTTATCATTCTCTTCTGAATTTAGAATAATGGGATcaaaggtaatttacctatcacTATGCATCTTTCAAGAAATCATCTCAATCTTTTATACTTATGGATGCAGAAATAAGGTGAAAGGGGAATCAAAAACACACACTCTAATACCTTCCAAAGTTGCAGTAGGACTCCGATCCAATAtataccaagccccaaaacAAGCGAGTAGAGTTGATTAAGGTTGGAAGTCAGCTTTGGTTTCTCCATACATTCTCACCACGTGTGGATGTGAGCATTACGTGATATACTACGGTGTTTCCATCTAATACATCCTGCAGCCAATAAATCTAGATGGTGCTAGAGAGTGATTAGAGTAGCAATCAAATCGTATTTGATCATAATTCcgttcttgactcaataaatttttttagtaaaaacaatttataagacccaaaataaactaaatatcaGTAAACCTCCCCCCTAGACTTAAACAGCACTGTCCCCAGTGTTTATTTAGTCAAAGTTTGGTGAGAACATAAATCATAAGTACTCAAAATAACAAGGAATAACGATATACATGCTCGCTGATgtcagtgtcgatcgacatagaAAAGTGTCAATTGATCGTCTATGATGGTCTAATTTCGATCAATATCGGTTGGGTCTCATCAGTCGAGGCTAAGAGCAATCGTCTCCTCGAATCTTTTCTGacattcaataaataaaaacgaGAAACCAATaagaatttaaaagaaaactaagtAAAGCTTATCAATGGGTTGCCTCtcgtcatttagcttgactctTTGGAGGTTGTGCAAGCATTAAGCAGCTCTTTCTGCCATCATATTGTTGTTTTACCT
Proteins encoded in this window:
- the LOC130505382 gene encoding glycine-rich protein 3 short isoform-like, whose product is MKLKMHYIMLHLFLSLLIHTQIEAVGSLNQDSLQSVDLKRHQLIAETTSFPADFNRRQLAGGGGGGRGGGGGSRSSSSGGRNSGGGSRGGGSVGVTRPSMTNTQGGRVPSSGARLHYSVAIFFFLTCLVIMY